The window CGGGTCCTACTGGTCCAGCTGGGCCAGCCGCTCCCGTTGCACCCGCAGCTCCCGCGGGTCCTGCTGGCCCTGCGGGTCCTGCCGGACCAGCCAAGCCTGTAATGCCAGCCGGACCGATGGCGCCCAATGCTCCAGCCGCACCGGCTGCCCCAGCGGCTCCCAGTGCTCCTGCCACTCCGGCTGCTCCAAGCGCACCTGTTGCTCCTACCGCCCCTAAGGCACCAGCTGCACCGGCTGCACCCAAAAGTCCGGCGGCGCCTGCAGCACCTAACCCCCCGGTAGCTCCTCGCGCCCCTAACGCTCCTGCCGCTCCAACAGCTCCCAGTGCTCCTGCTGCGCCAACAGCTCCCAGCGCTCCTGCTGCGCCGACAGCTCCCAGCGCTCCTGCTGCACCGGGAGCACCCAAAGCACCTCCAGCTCCTGCTGCTCCCAGTGCTCCTGCTGCCCCAGCCGCACCAGCGGCACCCAGCGCTTCTACAGCTCCGGCAGCGCTAAGCGCTCCGGCGGCTCCCGCTGCGCCTAATGCTCCCAGCGGAATATTAACGCGGACAATCTGCTTCTTAACAATAATCTGTTTGCAGCGGATTTTTTTCTTTACTGCGCACTTACTCTTGCGTGGTTTTTTTCTCGGCAGAGGGCAGTAAACAGGCTCTTCCTTAGGCTTCCGTTCCTTCTTCTTAAGACATACATTCCCCATGTTCAACACCTCCAGCAGACTTGATGGTGTATAGTACTCCATTTACCTATGGAGGGCATGGTCATTCATCTTGTAGGCATAATATATTTTCCGAAACTTAGGTTATTTTACTAGCTGGACGAGCTAAATTCATCTATACCTGCGGCAAATGATTGATCCGCCTTGTCACGTCTAGTCCGCAAAACTTCATATAGTATAGGTGGACAATTCCCTTTGATAGATATATAGTTCGCGGTTGAATGGTCTACAGCAG of the Paenibacillus pedocola genome contains:
- a CDS encoding BclA C-terminal domain-containing protein, giving the protein MGNVCLKKKERKPKEEPVYCPLPRKKPRKSKCAVKKKIRCKQIIVKKQIVRVNIPLGALGAAGAAGALSAAGAVEALGAAGAAGAAGALGAAGAGGALGAPGAAGALGAVGAAGALGAVGAAGALGAVGAAGALGARGATGGLGAAGAAGLLGAAGAAGALGAVGATGALGAAGVAGALGAAGAAGAAGALGAIGPAGITGLAGPAGPAGPAGPAGAAGATGAAGPAGPVGPGGPAGPVGPAGASGPTGAAGPAGAAGPAGATGATGATGATGATGATGAAGPAGATGATGAAGGIAQFGYVYNLGAQVVPIEADVSFDTNGLLTPGITHAPGTTTISVTNAGIYEVNFSVSGVEPSQFALFVNGALVPGTVYGSGAGTQQNTGQAIIALSSGDVLTLRNHSSAAAVTLQTLAGGTQANVNASIVIKQLG